The nucleotide sequence ACTTCCTACGTCGAACGGCTCGAGGACGTGCTCGGCCCGGCCCGCGAGTTTCTCTCGCGGGCCGGCGACCTGTTCGCGCGGCCGCGGATCGTTGTCCCCACGGCGGGGGCGAAGGCCTGGCTGGCGAGCGAACTGGCACGCACGCTGGGGGCGAGCCCCGGGGCCGGCGGCGCCGGGCAGCCCGCGGGCGACGGCATCGTCGCCAACGTCGAGATCTCGTATCCCGGCACGATCCTCGGCCTGCTCCAGCCGCCGCGCGGGATCGAGCCCGATCCGTGGTCGTTCGACCGGCTGACGTTCACGGTCCTCGACGTGATCACGGGGCCGGGAGCGGCGGACCTCGGGATCCCGTTCGACGTCGGCCGCGAGCCGCTCCTCGCGGCCCGGCGGATCGCCGGGTTCTTCGACAACTACCACGTCCGCCGGCCGGGGATGATCCTGCGCTGGGAACAGGGTCACGCGCACTTGAGCCCCGTGGCGACCAACGCCCGGGACAAGGACGGCGACTGGGCGGCGGACGCGCTGGACGCCGGCGATGACTGGCAATTCCGCGTCTGGAGAGCCGTCCGCGACCGGATCGGCACGCCAAGCCCCACGAGTCGCGCGGGGTTCACGTCGTCGCCTTCGGGCCAGCAGGGGAGCTCCGGCCGGGCCGCTCCGCCGCTGCCAGCGAAGATCGCGTGCCCCCAGCCGGTGCTCGTGGCCGGTCTGCAGTCGCTCTCACTCGCGCAGCTCACCGCCCTGCGCACGCTCGGGGCGACGACCGACGTGCACGCGATCCTCGTTCATCCCTCGGCGACCCTGCGGTCGCACTGGGCGGCGACGACGCCCCCCGTCTCACTCGACGTGCCGCCGCTGCGCCCGCCGGCCGAACTGCCCGAGGATCTCGACCCGCTCGTCGCGACCTGGCTCCATGGCGCCCGTGAGACGCAGATCTTGCTCGCATCACAGGGCATCACACCGACGCACGAGCGCCCGCCTGCCGGCCCGGTCGAGTCGGCCGGCCCAGAGGCCTCGTCGCTCCTCGTCCGCCTGCAGGGATCGATCAGGACGGCCGCCAAGCCCGAACCGCAGAAGCACGAACTCGCCTCCGATTCATCCGTCACGATCCACCGCTGCCACACGCTCTCCCGGCAGGCCGAGGTCCTCCACGACGCCCTGCTCCACGCCTTTCACGACCTCCACGACCTCCGCCCGCACGACGTCGTGATCGTCAGCCCGTGCCTCGACCGGCTTGCCCCGCACCTCGAGGCCGTGTTCGCCCGCGCGGTCGTCGGCCGCGACGGCCGGACGGTGAAACTGCCGCTGCTGGTGGCCGACCGCGGCCTGCACGAGCTGAGCGACGCGGCCCAGCTGCTCATCGACGTCATGCGTCTCGTCGGCTCACGGTGCTCCGTCGAGGACTTTCTCGCCGTCGCCGAGCATCCGCTCGTGACCGGCCACTTGCGTATCGACGACGACATGACCCGCTGCTGGGACGGGCTCATCGAGCGGACGACGATCCACTGGGGCTTCGACGCCGCGCAGCGGGTGCGCGAGGAGCTGCCGGCGGAGGCCGCGGAGCCGCACACCTGGCGTGCCGGCATCGAACGCATGCTGCTCGGCGCCGTGCTGCCCCCCGCCACCGGCGGCCACGAGTCGCAGGCGACGATCCCGCTCGAGCACGTGCCGCTCGGCTCGCTGGCGGCGATCGAGACCCTCGCCCAAATCCACGAGGTCGTCCGCACGCTCGACGACGCCTGTCACGACAGCTCCGCCACGCGGCCCGTGGCGGAATGGTGCGCCGCCATCGAGGAAGCGATGTTCGGCCTCTGCGGGCCCGACGCCGGTGATCTGGCCGAGCCGCTGCGGGCGGTGCGGCAGCTTCGTGACGCGGCGTCGGCCACGCCCGTGCCGTTTCACGACGTGCGGACGCTGCTCGAGGAGTCGCTGACGTCGATCGTCGGTCGCCAGCCGCTCCGCACCGGTGCGATCACGGCCACGTCGATGGTGCCGCTCCGCGACGTCCCGTTCCGGGTGGTCTGCATTGCGGGCTACGACGACCGTGCCGTCTCCGTCGCGGAGTCGCCGGGAGACGACCTCGCGGCGCGGCAGCAGATCGCCGGCGACGGCGACCCGCGGATCGACACCCGGCGGGCCCTGCTCGACTGCGCCCTCGCCGCCCGCGACCGGCTGCTCGTGACCTGCACCGGCATGGACATCCGCACGAACAAATCCTTGCCGCTCGTCACGCCGCTCTCCGAGCTCGTCGACTTCGCGATCCGCCACGGTGTGCGGCCGGCCGGGGGCGACGAGCCGAGCGGCATCGAGATCCGCCACCCACGACATGCCGTCGGTCGGCGCAACTTCGAGCCAGGTGCGGTCCAGCCCGGCCGCTGCTGGAGCCATGACCCGACCGCCCTGGCGGCGTCGCAGGGCCTCGGTCTCGACGCCCCGCTGCCGGTCACCCGTGTCGCAGCGCTGGCCGACGTGCCCGTCATCGAGCTCGCGCTGCTCGAGGAAATGGTCCGCAACCCGCTCGCGCTGTATCTCAAGAAGTCTCTCGGCGTCAGCACGTGGCGCGACGACGAGGAGTTTCCCGCGGCCACGTTCCCGCTGACGTTGTCGTCCACGCAATCGCGCACGCTGGCCGGGAGCCTGCTGCGCCATCGCGTCGACACAGGCGGATCCGCCGATGAATGGATTCGAGCAGCCCGGGCAACGGGGCGGATTCCGTTCGGCAGGTACGGGGACGAATCCCTTCGCGAGATCGTCGCGCTGGTGGACGGCATCATTTCGCTCGCCGCGAATCCGGCGGATCCCGTGCCCCTGCGCGGCTTGTCCGCCATGCCCATCCGGCTCCACACCGCCGGCAAGCTTCTTTCCGGCACTCTGAAAGGCTACCACCCGGACCCTGCGGGCGCTGCCGACGATCTGCTCGTCGATGTTCGTGTCACGAGGGGAGAACGGGATACCTGGGACCGGCCCCTGCACATCGCCGCGCTTCGCCTGCTCGTCGCATGGGCGTCAGGCAGCACGCCGCAACGCGCGGTCGTGATCGCCCGACACCAGAACTGGAAACCCCCTGTGTTCCCCGGGCCCGCCGCGATCCGGCGGACCGTCATACTGGCCGACGCGCTCCGCGACAGGGCCGCCGCCGCCGAGCGATTGGCAGGCATCTGCGCGCTTCTGCCGCAGGCGCTCGCCACGCCCTGCAGCCGATTCGGCGGGACACTGGCATCGATCGCCGAGAAACTCGCAGCCAACGACGAGGCCGGCGCGCGACAGGCGTTTGCCAATTATGTCGGGTATTCGCACGCCGGCTCGAACGAGGCGCTGGTGTACGGCACGAGCCCCCGCTTTGAAGACATCTTCGTGCCGGGTGCTCCGGAACTGGCGTTTCACGCGGCGTTCGAGCAGCTGTTCACGATCGGGGCCGGATACACATTGTCATGAACCAGCAGAACGCCACAGACCAGGCACGCAAGGGCCCGTACCCTTTCGACTACACGGAATATCCCCTGCCCATCGGCACGGTCGTCGATGCCAGCGCCGGCACGGGCAAGACCTATGCCGTCGCGGCGCACGTCACGCTCGCGCTGGCGACGAACGATTCGCTGTCGATCGGCAAGATCCTCGTCACCACGTTCACGCGCAACGCGGCCGCGGAGCTCCGCGACCGCGTCCGACAGCGAATCATCAGCACGGCGGCGCTGCTCCGCGGCGCCTCCCGCGAGCCGGCCGACGATCTCGACCGCCACCTGCTCGATGGCAAGGCGGGCGAGCGGGCCGTCGTCGCCGGCCGGCTCGAGCGGGCGGCGGCCGAGTTCGACACGGCCACGATCGCCACGATCCACGCCGTCTGCTCGCGGGTGCTCGCCTGCGCCGGCCGGCAGGTGCAGTATGAAAACCGCGAGGATGCCCGCGACCGGATCGTCGCCGAGGTGGTCAACGACGAACTCGTCCGCGAGTCCATGGCCGGCCGGGTGTGGCCGGAGGACCGGATCGTCACGCTCGTGACAAAAGCGGCCAGCGACCCATTCATGGAGCACTGGATCGAGCCCGCCACCACGCCCGAGTCAGCCGAGGCGCAGGCGGACCGCGGGCTGCTGGAGACGGTCGGCGGCGTCATCACGCGCTGCGTCGCACGGGTCCATCGGGCGATGGCGGCGCAGCCCAGCTACGACGACCTGCTTCGGCTCGCCTGGGAGGCCGTCAAGGACGGCAGCGAGGCGGTGCTCACGCAACTCCGCGACCGGTTCACGCTCGCCATCGTCGACGAGGCCCAGGACACCGATCCCCTGCAGTGGAAACTGTTCCGCAAGCTCTTCCCCGGCGACGACGAGCGCCGGCTGATCACGGTCGGCGACCCGAAGCAGGCGATCTACGGATTCCGCGGTGCCGATGTCAACGCCTACGTCGCCTTCACGGGCGACGCCGCGCGCCGCACGCTGCCGGTGAATCGGCGTTCCGACCGCCCGATCATCGACACGCTCAACGCCGTCATGGACGGGGCGGTGTTCCTCGCCAATCCACACGACCCCGCCACGCCGCACGTGCGGTACGAGCCGGTGGCGGCGGCGGACCCGCAGGGCGGCGCGCGGATCGAAGGGCCGAAACCCGTCGAGTTTCTGTCCGTGGGACAGACCGGCAACCAGAACGCCCTGACGGAACCCGTCGCCCGCCGGATCGTCGCGCTGCTCGACGAGAAGACGACCCGGTTGCGTCAGGGCGATTCCTCGCGACCGGTGAAACCCGGCGACATCGCCGTCATCGTGCGGACGAATTCGGTCGGCAACCAGATCGCGAACCGCCTCGGGCAGCTCAGCATCCCGGTCGTCACGGCCGGCGTGACCAGCGTGATGAAGGGCGAGATGGCGGACGCGATTCGTGACCTGCTCGAGGCGATGGCCCGTCCCTCGAACCCGGGCCGCATCCGCCGGGTCGCAGCCACCCGCTTCTTCGGCACCCATTCGCTCCGCGACGCCGGGTCGCTCTCCGACGAGGCGATCCGCCCGGTGCAGGACACGATCGCCAGCCTGGTGGCGGTCGTGCAACGGCGCGGCATCGCCGCCTGCGGCGCGGCGATCACGGCCGACGCCGACATGATGCGCTGCCTGACGGCCGGCACGGCCGGGCAGCGGCACCTCGCCGATTTCGCGCACATCATCGAGCTCCTCCACGAGCACGGCCCTGCCGGCGGCTGCCGACCCGACGCCCTGCTCGCCGCGTTCGCCCGCCTCCAGAAGCTCGACGACGAGCACGAGACGGTCGTGCGACGTGTCGAGACCGACGACGATGCGGTGAAGATCATGACCGTGCATTCGGCGAAGGGGCTCGAATTCCCCTGCGTGATCGTTGCCGACCTGTGGAAGGGGGAGCGGTCGCCGCACGAAAAGGACAATCCCGGCGTGTTCCACGACCATCGCGGAGCACGCAGGCTCGATCTCGCCTTTGCGATCCGCAAGGAGTCGCCGACGGCGACGGTCGCGCTCGACAGGCTGTGCCGCGAGGAACGCAAGCGGCTCCTGTACGTCGCCGTCACGCGGGCCCAGCATTTCCTCTGCGTGCTGACGGCCGATGCCAAGAAGAAGAAACCCGACGAGCCGGCCGCGGGCACGCCGCCGGCCAAGCCGCGGA is from Planctomycetia bacterium and encodes:
- the recC gene encoding RecBCD enzyme subunit RecC, which gives rise to MPLKTSYVERLEDVLGPAREFLSRAGDLFARPRIVVPTAGAKAWLASELARTLGASPGAGGAGQPAGDGIVANVEISYPGTILGLLQPPRGIEPDPWSFDRLTFTVLDVITGPGAADLGIPFDVGREPLLAARRIAGFFDNYHVRRPGMILRWEQGHAHLSPVATNARDKDGDWAADALDAGDDWQFRVWRAVRDRIGTPSPTSRAGFTSSPSGQQGSSGRAAPPLPAKIACPQPVLVAGLQSLSLAQLTALRTLGATTDVHAILVHPSATLRSHWAATTPPVSLDVPPLRPPAELPEDLDPLVATWLHGARETQILLASQGITPTHERPPAGPVESAGPEASSLLVRLQGSIRTAAKPEPQKHELASDSSVTIHRCHTLSRQAEVLHDALLHAFHDLHDLRPHDVVIVSPCLDRLAPHLEAVFARAVVGRDGRTVKLPLLVADRGLHELSDAAQLLIDVMRLVGSRCSVEDFLAVAEHPLVTGHLRIDDDMTRCWDGLIERTTIHWGFDAAQRVREELPAEAAEPHTWRAGIERMLLGAVLPPATGGHESQATIPLEHVPLGSLAAIETLAQIHEVVRTLDDACHDSSATRPVAEWCAAIEEAMFGLCGPDAGDLAEPLRAVRQLRDAASATPVPFHDVRTLLEESLTSIVGRQPLRTGAITATSMVPLRDVPFRVVCIAGYDDRAVSVAESPGDDLAARQQIAGDGDPRIDTRRALLDCALAARDRLLVTCTGMDIRTNKSLPLVTPLSELVDFAIRHGVRPAGGDEPSGIEIRHPRHAVGRRNFEPGAVQPGRCWSHDPTALAASQGLGLDAPLPVTRVAALADVPVIELALLEEMVRNPLALYLKKSLGVSTWRDDEEFPAATFPLTLSSTQSRTLAGSLLRHRVDTGGSADEWIRAARATGRIPFGRYGDESLREIVALVDGIISLAANPADPVPLRGLSAMPIRLHTAGKLLSGTLKGYHPDPAGAADDLLVDVRVTRGERDTWDRPLHIAALRLLVAWASGSTPQRAVVIARHQNWKPPVFPGPAAIRRTVILADALRDRAAAAERLAGICALLPQALATPCSRFGGTLASIAEKLAANDEAGARQAFANYVGYSHAGSNEALVYGTSPRFEDIFVPGAPELAFHAAFEQLFTIGAGYTLS
- the recB gene encoding RecBCD enzyme subunit RecB, whose translation is MNQQNATDQARKGPYPFDYTEYPLPIGTVVDASAGTGKTYAVAAHVTLALATNDSLSIGKILVTTFTRNAAAELRDRVRQRIISTAALLRGASREPADDLDRHLLDGKAGERAVVAGRLERAAAEFDTATIATIHAVCSRVLACAGRQVQYENREDARDRIVAEVVNDELVRESMAGRVWPEDRIVTLVTKAASDPFMEHWIEPATTPESAEAQADRGLLETVGGVITRCVARVHRAMAAQPSYDDLLRLAWEAVKDGSEAVLTQLRDRFTLAIVDEAQDTDPLQWKLFRKLFPGDDERRLITVGDPKQAIYGFRGADVNAYVAFTGDAARRTLPVNRRSDRPIIDTLNAVMDGAVFLANPHDPATPHVRYEPVAAADPQGGARIEGPKPVEFLSVGQTGNQNALTEPVARRIVALLDEKTTRLRQGDSSRPVKPGDIAVIVRTNSVGNQIANRLGQLSIPVVTAGVTSVMKGEMADAIRDLLEAMARPSNPGRIRRVAATRFFGTHSLRDAGSLSDEAIRPVQDTIASLVAVVQRRGIAACGAAITADADMMRCLTAGTAGQRHLADFAHIIELLHEHGPAGGCRPDALLAAFARLQKLDDEHETVVRRVETDDDAVKIMTVHSAKGLEFPCVIVADLWKGERSPHEKDNPGVFHDHRGARRLDLAFAIRKESPTATVALDRLCREERKRLLYVAVTRAQHFLCVLTADAKKKKPDEPAAGTPPAKPRKKKAETQESPVEDPAAQFILSEVLRSDKIGPPRLVADLPALPDRWENPEHARPAAHVDVAPLPAEEVRQTYERTSFSGITARRKKQAADFADTAGGSDEESDGPPLAADEAEAEAAAATGAPGAGAATEFVVPDLPAGKTFGTVVHEIFERVDPGLPLEAHVRAVVGATATSQMFAGHHDAVAEMIVRAMRTPFGGPLGDLCFAGFAAADRLVEMNFEMGLADMTAGVRACDVGRVLADVLPASDPFRGSGYLGDLGGPTFDIPLAGLINGSIDAVLRIDGGPGARPRLVIADYKTNKLHSAAAARPAAAYAPDRLVTAMEEHHYPLQAAIYGTAVYRMLRWRLREDDPSDCLAGIVYAFIRGTRGADAPADAAGRRHGMFVWQPPAVLWPRLSSLFAGARP